The following proteins are co-located in the Xiphophorus hellerii strain 12219 chromosome 2, Xiphophorus_hellerii-4.1, whole genome shotgun sequence genome:
- the rlig1 gene encoding LOW QUALITY PROTEIN: RNA ligase 1 (The sequence of the model RefSeq protein was modified relative to this genomic sequence to represent the inferred CDS: deleted 1 base in 1 codon), which produces MENQHRKSQCGALGSVQQKIPCVFLTDVKEEASRKREHQQFQVVATETVNPVALEANVDCAFATEKLDGTCCYVALYQGQPYLWARLDRKPNKQAEKRFKKHQHTHKSCKDFSWNVEEDFKTVPESWIPAHRVKHSNGHPIPDEHGHIPGWVPVQKSSKQYCWHSSVVDYELGMALVLKPGCDDDDLLEITALPLADLQDQTLELIGTNVNGNAYGLGSKKQPIHCLVPHGSIPVRNPPPVNFQLLRSWFQENCEGRVEGIVWHCNDGTLIKIHRHHLGLRWPDGETRLASRPAVVRLGGASVAYSSSEGLLSWFSPLNGQRFSRLQDVKF; this is translated from the exons CCGGAAGTCGCAATGCGGCGCCTTGGGCTCCGTTCAGCAGAAAATCCCGTGTGTTTTTCTCACCGACGTGAAGGAAGAAGCGTCCAGAAAACGCGAGCATCAG CAGTTTCAGGTTGTCGCGACTGAAACCGTGAACCCTGTGGCTCTAGAGGCTAACGTAGACTGCGCCTTCGCCACCGAAAAGCTGGATGGCACCTGCTGCTACGTCGCTCTTTATCAAG gTCAGCCTTACCTCTGGGCCAGGCTGGACAGGAAGCCCAACAAGCAGGCGGAGAAGAGGTTCAAGAAGCACCAACACACTCACAAAAGCTGTAAAG ATTTCTCCTGGAATGTGGAGGAAGATTTTAAAACGGTGCCCGAGTCGTGGATTCCTGCTCACAGAGTCAAACACAGCAACGGACATCCCATTCCTGACGAGCACGGACACATCCCAG GCTGGGTCCCGGTGCAGAAGAGC AGCAAGCAGTACTGCTGGCACTCCTCCGTGGTGGATTACGAGCTCGGGATGGCTCTGGTTCTGAAGCCCGGCTGCGATGACGACGACCTGCTGGAGATCACAGCGCTCCCACTGGCAGACCTCCAGGACCAAACGCTGGAGCTCATCGGAACCAACGTCAACGGAAACGCATACG GACTGGGCAGTAAGAAGCAGCCCATCCACTGCCTGGTTCCACATGGCAGCATTCCGGTCAGGAACCCTCCGCCTGTCAACTTCCAGCTGCTCCGCTCCTGGTTCCAGGAGAACTGTGAAGGTCGAGTGGAGGGCATCGTGTGGCACTGCAACGACGGCACGCTGATTAAG ATCCACCGGCATCACCTGGGCTTGAGGTGGCCGGATGGTGAAACTCGCCTCGCCAGCAGACCCGCGGTGGTCCGCCTCGGGGGAGCGTCCGTAGCCTACAGCAGCAGCGAGGGCTTGTTGTCGTGGTTTTCCCCGCTGAACGGACAGCGCTTCAGTCGGCTTCAGGACGTGAAGTTCTAG